One Candidatus Binatus sp. genomic region harbors:
- a CDS encoding isocitrate/isopropylmalate dehydrogenase family protein, with amino-acid sequence MANKRVVVLPGDDSAPEAMAATMDALRALELPIDYLEFPPGEKWVRGETEALARKEIDASDTTLFGSTSGKTGGITYLRWGKQTFANVRPARYSKGFRSPLANPDGIDYVIVRENLEDLYLGLEGPLANLAPLNLFSKILRAPLDTSERGIYAIKVITERATRRVAEFACQLTMRRKRAGGKGKLTCTSKYNMLRESDGLFRRIVEETATKYPEIKYEQFIVDDFARRLVQSPHELDVVVAPNLYGDILSDAAAGTIGGLGLAPSGCYGEQYAYFESVHGTAPDITGMGIINPSATMLSAAMMLEYLGFDKASARLDSAVRQVYAEGRVLTPDQDGTAKTLEFARAVIANL; translated from the coding sequence ATGGCGAACAAACGTGTCGTAGTTCTGCCCGGCGACGATTCCGCGCCCGAGGCGATGGCCGCCACAATGGACGCGCTGCGCGCGCTCGAGCTGCCGATCGACTACCTCGAGTTTCCGCCCGGCGAGAAATGGGTGCGCGGCGAAACCGAAGCGCTCGCCCGCAAAGAGATCGACGCGTCGGACACGACGCTGTTCGGCTCGACCTCGGGCAAGACCGGCGGGATCACCTATCTCCGCTGGGGCAAGCAGACGTTCGCCAACGTCAGGCCGGCGCGCTACTCGAAGGGCTTCCGCAGCCCGCTCGCGAATCCCGACGGGATCGACTACGTAATCGTGCGCGAAAACCTCGAGGACCTCTATCTCGGCCTCGAAGGTCCGCTCGCCAATCTCGCGCCGCTGAACCTCTTCAGCAAGATTCTGCGCGCACCGCTCGATACTTCCGAACGCGGTATCTACGCGATCAAAGTGATCACCGAACGCGCCACGCGCCGGGTCGCCGAATTCGCCTGCCAGCTAACGATGCGGCGCAAGCGGGCCGGCGGCAAGGGCAAGCTCACCTGCACCTCGAAGTACAACATGCTGCGCGAGTCCGACGGCCTGTTTCGCAGGATCGTCGAAGAGACCGCCACAAAATATCCCGAGATCAAATACGAGCAGTTCATCGTCGATGATTTCGCGCGCCGGCTGGTGCAATCGCCGCACGAGCTCGACGTGGTCGTCGCGCCGAATCTCTACGGCGACATCCTCTCCGATGCCGCGGCGGGAACGATCGGCGGTCTCGGGCTCGCGCCCAGCGGATGCTACGGCGAGCAGTACGCATACTTCGAGTCGGTGCACGGCACCGCGCCGGACATCACGGGCATGGGCATCATCAATCCGTCGGCGACGATGCTTTCCGCGGCGATGATGCTCGAGTACCTCGGCTTCGACAAAGCGTCCGCGCGGCTCGATTCCGCGGTGCGCCAAGTTTACGCCGAGGGCCGCGTGCTCACGCCCGATCAGGACGGCACCGCGAAGACGTTGGAATTCGCGCGGGCCGTGATCGCAAATCTGTAG
- a CDS encoding Rieske 2Fe-2S domain-containing protein has protein sequence MPSMRTIEAQPIANRYARGWHCLGLASEFSDGQPHTVNAFGTRLVAYRGDDARFHVLDAHCPHMGADLSHGVVRNNSLVCPFHNWSWGCDGICNSIPYSITIPPTARVKSWPTCEQNHLLFVWHDPAGKSPSAELDIPRIDACYSDDWNDWVMEKWTINTNCRELIDNVSDMAHFISVHGVPVEYFANIFEGHKATQVMLGKSSQLAMEGGLLTYATYYGPAYQITEMKGEMGGFTIDSILLNCHVPISLNSFDLRFGMLVRKIPGLGEEQNQEMARTYIKFTQQGFYQDVAIWDNKVRIDNPLLCEGDGPIYHLRRWYQQFYQDDGEVPAAAREHRVFELNPGGLSTAPPLHHVFER, from the coding sequence ATGCCGTCAATGCGAACTATCGAAGCCCAGCCGATCGCTAATCGTTACGCGCGCGGCTGGCATTGCCTTGGTCTTGCGTCCGAGTTCAGCGACGGCCAGCCCCACACCGTCAATGCATTCGGCACGCGACTCGTCGCGTACCGCGGCGACGACGCGCGCTTTCATGTGCTCGATGCACACTGTCCGCACATGGGCGCCGACTTGAGCCACGGCGTCGTGCGCAACAATTCGCTCGTCTGCCCTTTTCACAATTGGAGCTGGGGTTGCGACGGCATCTGCAACTCGATTCCATATTCGATAACGATTCCACCGACCGCGCGCGTCAAGTCGTGGCCGACCTGCGAACAGAATCACCTGCTGTTCGTGTGGCACGATCCGGCGGGCAAATCGCCGTCTGCGGAACTCGACATCCCGCGCATCGACGCGTGCTACTCTGACGATTGGAACGATTGGGTGATGGAGAAGTGGACGATCAACACCAATTGCCGCGAGCTGATCGACAATGTCTCGGACATGGCGCATTTCATTTCGGTTCACGGCGTGCCGGTCGAATACTTCGCCAATATTTTCGAGGGGCACAAGGCGACGCAGGTGATGCTCGGCAAGAGTTCGCAGCTCGCGATGGAAGGCGGCTTGCTGACCTATGCGACTTACTACGGACCCGCTTATCAAATCACCGAGATGAAGGGCGAGATGGGCGGCTTCACGATCGATTCGATTCTGCTCAACTGCCACGTGCCGATCTCGCTGAACAGTTTCGATCTGCGGTTCGGGATGCTGGTGCGCAAAATTCCCGGGCTCGGCGAAGAGCAGAACCAGGAGATGGCGCGAACCTACATCAAGTTCACGCAGCAGGGCTTCTACCAGGACGTCGCGATCTGGGACAACAAGGTGCGCATCGACAATCCCCTTCTCTGCGAAGGCGATGGACCCATCTATCATCTGCGCCGATGGTATCAGCAGTTCTACCAGGATGACGGCGAGGTTCCCGCCGCCGCGCGCGAGCATCGCGTGTTCGAGCTGAATCCCGGCGGTCTTAGCACGGCGCCGCCGCTTCATCACGTGTTCGAGCGATAG
- a CDS encoding flavin reductase family protein, protein MDEKAKKEALLMIPYGLFVLGAAHGSIATAATVNWVTQASFVPPLVMVGIKKDSGSHALVKDSKVFALSILESGQKSIAGFFFRHVEPKDGKFGSIAFGLGANGAPIISDAPASVECKVVGFYELGDHSVVVGEVTQAHVKRAAESLTMKETGWNYGG, encoded by the coding sequence ATGGATGAAAAGGCAAAAAAGGAAGCACTCCTGATGATTCCCTACGGACTGTTCGTGCTCGGCGCGGCGCACGGCAGCATCGCCACCGCCGCCACCGTCAATTGGGTGACCCAGGCGAGCTTCGTCCCGCCGCTGGTAATGGTGGGAATCAAGAAGGATTCGGGCTCGCACGCGCTGGTGAAGGATTCGAAAGTCTTCGCGCTTTCGATTCTGGAGTCAGGGCAAAAATCGATCGCGGGATTTTTCTTCCGTCACGTCGAACCCAAGGACGGAAAATTCGGCAGTATCGCGTTCGGGCTTGGCGCCAACGGCGCGCCGATCATCAGCGATGCGCCCGCGTCGGTCGAATGCAAGGTCGTCGGCTTCTACGAACTCGGCGATCACAGCGTGGTGGTGGGCGAAGTCACGCAGGCCCACGTAAAGCGCGCCGCGGAGTCGCTCACGATGAAGGAGACCGGCTGGAATTACGGCGGCTGA
- a CDS encoding gamma-butyrobetaine hydroxylase-like domain-containing protein, giving the protein MALIKSKTAKIKALHEVGRYAIGVQWVDGHDSIFPLENLRRQCPCDACKGIVAGEIPAAAQRLKQFSRLGEAAVFLGWADEHETILTMRQLRDACRCAYCVGEPERPITGG; this is encoded by the coding sequence ATGGCGCTTATCAAGTCAAAGACAGCGAAGATCAAAGCTCTGCACGAAGTCGGCCGCTACGCGATCGGCGTTCAATGGGTCGATGGCCACGACAGCATATTTCCGCTGGAAAATTTGCGCCGCCAATGTCCATGCGACGCATGCAAAGGCATCGTTGCCGGCGAGATTCCGGCTGCGGCGCAGCGGCTAAAGCAATTTTCGCGACTCGGCGAAGCGGCGGTGTTTCTCGGCTGGGCCGATGAACATGAGACGATTCTCACGATGCGCCAATTGCGCGACGCGTGCCGATGCGCCTACTGCGTCGGCGAGCCGGAGCGTCCAATCACCGGCGGCTAA
- a CDS encoding LuxR C-terminal-related transcriptional regulator, whose protein sequence is MPLSLAEFSELVGLIYQGPLESVPFKSALESIRRLLRANYVTLILRPPSSNRSGLMVNASGDRPVEREADYSNYYYAFDVFVGLPTDHVVTAEELLGRRWRDSEIYQQFLRPVDVLHALGADIHTDDGVECRFRVARSHAEVNFSATDKAICTALLPHLKRAVQIHSQLDLIESERKLLAGTVDRMLVGTIILDERGAILKTNDIAREMVRAGDGIREVTGAMQAVGAGENRELQRLIKQALGGNRADSPAIIEAMSITRPSGRGKLGVLIRSNPPGEWSEGQRRPSVAVFIRDPERRSEASVEMVRRLFDLTAAEASLAIALANGLTLEDAAGQLGIRKNTARAHLRSIFSKIGITRQTTLVRTLLSSVIWLG, encoded by the coding sequence ATGCCGCTCTCGCTCGCCGAGTTCAGCGAACTGGTCGGACTGATCTACCAGGGGCCGCTCGAGTCGGTACCGTTCAAGAGTGCGCTTGAATCGATTCGCCGGCTGCTGCGCGCGAACTACGTCACGCTGATCCTGCGGCCGCCGTCGAGCAATCGCTCCGGCCTGATGGTCAACGCTTCGGGCGATCGCCCGGTCGAGCGCGAAGCCGATTACAGCAACTATTACTACGCATTCGATGTCTTCGTCGGATTGCCGACTGACCACGTCGTGACGGCGGAGGAACTGCTCGGTCGAAGGTGGCGCGACAGCGAAATCTATCAGCAGTTTCTGAGGCCAGTGGATGTGCTGCACGCGCTCGGCGCCGACATCCACACCGACGACGGCGTCGAGTGCCGCTTTCGCGTCGCGCGTTCGCACGCCGAAGTGAATTTCAGCGCAACTGACAAGGCGATTTGCACCGCGCTGCTGCCGCATCTGAAGCGCGCCGTGCAGATTCATTCGCAGCTCGACCTGATCGAGTCGGAGCGCAAGCTGCTGGCCGGCACGGTCGATCGGATGCTGGTCGGCACGATCATCCTCGACGAGCGCGGCGCGATTTTGAAGACCAACGACATCGCGCGCGAGATGGTCCGCGCCGGCGATGGCATCCGCGAAGTCACCGGCGCGATGCAGGCCGTGGGCGCGGGAGAAAATCGCGAACTGCAGCGTCTGATCAAGCAGGCGCTTGGCGGCAACCGCGCGGACTCGCCCGCGATTATCGAGGCGATGTCGATCACGCGTCCGTCGGGGCGCGGCAAACTCGGCGTGCTGATTCGGAGCAATCCGCCGGGCGAATGGTCCGAGGGACAGCGCCGGCCGTCGGTCGCCGTGTTCATCCGCGATCCGGAGCGCCGCTCGGAAGCGTCGGTCGAGATGGTGCGCCGGCTGTTCGATCTGACGGCGGCGGAAGCGTCGCTGGCGATCGCGCTCGCGAACGGGTTGACGCTTGAAGATGCGGCCGGGCAACTCGGCATCCGCAAGAACACCGCGCGCGCTCATCTGCGATCGATCTTTTCGAAGATCGGCATCACGCGCCAGACAACGCTGGTGCGCACGCTGCTCAGCAGCGTGATTTGGCTTGGCTGA
- a CDS encoding SGNH/GDSL hydrolase family protein produces MGAPSANDSIVMLALGDSVMWGQGHLPHNKFHQLVCDQLRYQDDYQGITPVMRAHSGAIIGARTDRQWTAKNGEIPISGPSILTQCRQYDDDPDAVRVVLLDGGINDVTVGKIIDPSTSSTELRELIDDFCYTDMLQLLGEVAAKFSNPKCRIILTGYYQILSRRSDLTNAIRYLVTRGVANAVSLLASTRGLSDATDNCRQFHLESDQAYANAVAEANKTAGGRITFVASGFTDADALFQHDSLLWGLTNLQPQDPLEDYRDEVCPNFFRDSQLDCLKCRFASVGHPNGSGAIKFYQAIMNVFP; encoded by the coding sequence ATGGGAGCACCTTCAGCTAACGATTCAATTGTGATGCTGGCGCTGGGCGATTCGGTGATGTGGGGGCAGGGCCATCTGCCGCATAACAAGTTCCACCAGTTGGTGTGCGACCAGTTGCGCTATCAGGACGACTACCAGGGGATCACTCCGGTGATGCGCGCGCATTCGGGCGCGATCATCGGCGCCCGCACCGATCGCCAATGGACCGCGAAGAACGGCGAGATACCGATCTCGGGCCCGTCCATCCTGACTCAATGCCGCCAGTACGACGACGATCCCGATGCAGTGCGGGTGGTGCTGCTCGATGGCGGTATCAACGACGTAACGGTCGGCAAGATCATCGATCCTTCGACTTCGAGCACAGAACTTCGGGAACTCATCGATGACTTCTGCTACACCGACATGCTGCAACTGCTCGGCGAAGTCGCCGCGAAGTTTTCGAATCCCAAGTGCCGCATCATCCTCACCGGCTACTATCAGATACTTAGCCGCCGCAGCGATCTGACTAACGCGATCAGATACCTGGTCACTCGAGGCGTGGCCAATGCTGTAAGTCTGCTTGCTTCGACCAGGGGCCTCAGCGATGCGACCGACAACTGCCGGCAATTTCACCTGGAATCGGATCAGGCCTACGCCAATGCCGTTGCGGAAGCGAACAAGACTGCGGGCGGCCGCATCACGTTCGTCGCATCGGGATTCACCGACGCCGATGCGCTTTTCCAGCACGACTCGCTGCTCTGGGGACTGACCAATCTGCAGCCGCAGGATCCGCTCGAAGATTATCGCGACGAAGTCTGCCCCAATTTTTTTCGCGACAGCCAGCTCGATTGCCTGAAATGCCGCTTCGCGTCGGTGGGGCATCCCAACGGATCGGGCGCGATCAAATTCTACCAGGCGATCATGAACGTGTTTCCGTAG